GGAGGCGATCCGAAGTGGCGCGGGACGCCGTCACGGGCATGAACGATCGATTAAAACATCCGTTTGACCGTAGCAATGCCCCGGGGCGGTCCGGCGCCCGGACGGGTCCGCCCTTGCGTTCGGCGGCACCCGGCGTTACAAGCCGCGCCCGATGCTCCGACGGCTTCTTCCGCGCGAGGAGGACTTCTTCTCGCTGTTCGAACGACACGCCGCCCTCACGGTCGAGGGCGCCGCGCAGTTCGTCAAGCTCGTGTCCGGCGGTCAGAACCTGCGCGCCCTCGCCGCTCGCATCAAGGAGATCGAGCACGAGACCGACGTCATCACGCACACCTGCGTCGAGCGCCTGCACACGACCTTCATCACGCCGATCGACCGGGACGACATCCACCGGCTCATCACCCGCATGGACGACGTCATGGACTTCGTCGAGTCGGCGTCGGAACGGATCGCGCTCTACGAGCTCCGCGAGATGACGCCGGAGGTGCGCGAGCTCGCCGACGTCCTGGTGCGGGCCACCGAGACCCTGGTGAAGGCGATCGGCGGCCTGCGCGACCTCAAGAAGACGCAGGTCATCCTGGATGCGTGCATCGAGGTGAACCGCCTCGAGAACGAAGGCGACGAGATCCTTCGCAACGCCGTCGCCACGCTCTTCCGCGAGGCCACCGACCCCCTGCTCGTCATGAAGTGGAAGGAGGTCTACGAGGCGCTCGAGAACGCCACGGACCGCTGCGAGGACGTCGCCAACATCATCGAGGGCGTCGTCCTCGAACATGCCTGACCTCCTGATCGTCAGCGCCATCATCCTGTTGGCGCTGATCTTCGACTTCGTGAACGGGTTTCACGACGCCGCGAACTCGATCGCCACCGTCGTCTCGACCCGGGTGTTGTCCCCGCGCTACGCCGTCATCTGGGCGGCCTTCTTCAATTTCATCGCCTTCCTGTTCTTCGGTCTCCACGTCGCCAACACGATCGGCAAGGGCATCATCGATCCGGCGATCGCCGACGCCTCGGTCGTCTTCGCCGCGCTCGTCGGCGCCATCGCGTGGGACCTGATCACGTGGTTCTACGGGATCCCGTCGAGCTCCTCGCATGCGCTGATCGGCGGGCTCGCCGGCGCGGCGGTGGCGAAGGCGGGCGCCGGCTCGCTCGACTCCGCCGGCCTCACCAAGGTGACCGTCTCGATCGTGCTCTCCCCGCTGATCGGCCTCGTGCTGGCGTTCATCTTCATGACGGCGCTGTTCTGGATCCTGCGCCGTTCGACGCCGGCCAGGGTCGACAACTGGTTCCGGCGCGGCCAGCTCCTCTCGGCCGCCCTCTACAGTCTCGGGCACGGCGGCAACGACGCGCAGAAGACGATGGGCATCATCACGGTGCTGCTCTTCGCGACCGGCCATCTGCACGGCGACTTCCACGTCCCGCTCTGGGTGGTGCTCGCCTGCCAGGCCGCCATGGCCGCCGGCACGCTGTCGGGAGGCTGGCGGATCGTGCGGACCATGGGTCTCAAGATCACCAAGCTGAAGCCCGTCGGCGGCTTCTGCGCGGAGACCGGCGGCGCGATCACGCTCTTCGCCGCGACGGGGCTCGGCATCCCCGTGTCGACGACGCACACCATCACGGGCGCGATCGTCGGCGTCGGCGCGGTCACGAATCTCTCGGCGATCCGCTGGGGCATCGCGGGGCGGATCGTGTGGGCCTGGGTGCTGACGATCCCGGCGTCGGCGTTCATCGCCGGGCTCACCTGGTCGCTGCTGCAACTCGTGTAAGGGGGGCGGCAGCGAGACCCTGCATCGCGCCCTTCGGAGAACTAAGGCCCCGCGACCGCGGTGCCGCGGTACGTGGAAGAGAAGAGGGGAATCTCCCCCGGCAGCTCGAACCGCTCGAGGCTCGTCACCACGAGGCCGCTCGCCGCCACGACCTCGTCGATCCGGCGATCGACGTTGCAGCCGCACGCGATCACGTTCTGCACCGGGTTCCATAGTCGCTGGAGACGCGCGACGCGGGGCCGCGCGCTCAACCCGTGTTCGAGGAAGAGGAACGTCCCCGCCGGGCGCAGCACGCGGCGGATCTCGCGCAGCGCCGCCACCGCGTCCGGAATGCTGCAGAGGGTCCACGTGCTCACCACCGTGTCGAACGCGCGGTCGTCGAACGGCAGGCGCTCGGCGTCGAGCCGGGCTTGCGTGACGGGGAAGGGAACCCGAGCGAGACGGTCGCGCACCCGTTCCGGCAGGATCTGGGCGGCATCGACGATCGTCAACCTCGTGACGCCGCTCGGCGGATAGTGGGGCAGGTTGAGCCCGGTGCCGAAGCCGATCTCGAGCACTTCGCCGCGCGCCTCCGCGAGCACCCTGCGCCGCTCGGCGCTGCACGCCTCGGTGCCGAGGGCCCATTCCATCACGCGGGGAAACACGACCTGCGCGTACCATCCCATCATTCGACCTTGCGATACGCCGCGGTCACTTCGACCGGACCGCTCGGACGGAGCGGCATGATCACCCAGAGGGCGAGGTAGAGGACGAGCCCCATGCCCCAGCCGACGATCACCCCGAGCACGAAGGCGAGCCGGATGATCGTCACCGAGACACCGAATTGCTCGGCGAGTCCGGAGCAGACGCCCGCGATCATCTTCGTCTCGGGCACGCGGTACCAGGCGCGCGTCAGCGCGTTCGCGCCGCTCACGACACTGCCGCAGTAGCGACACTTGACGGCCCCGGCGCGGATCGTCTCCGCGCAGTAGGCACAACGCTTGGTGGCGTGATCATCCATGGAGGGCCTCGTTGTACCCGCGCGCCTGACCTTCGGCGAGCACCGGAGCGGCGTGGTCAGCGAGGACGCCGACGAGCGCCAGGACGGCGGCGTGGTTCCCGACCAGATAGACAGCAGCCGCGCGGCCCGGGCAAGAGGCGGCGGAGCGGCTCGTGGATCGTCTGCGGCGCTCCGTGGTCACGACGCCCTCGCCGCCTC
Above is a window of Deltaproteobacteria bacterium DNA encoding:
- a CDS encoding DUF47 domain-containing protein; protein product: MLRRLLPREEDFFSLFERHAALTVEGAAQFVKLVSGGQNLRALAARIKEIEHETDVITHTCVERLHTTFITPIDRDDIHRLITRMDDVMDFVESASERIALYELREMTPEVRELADVLVRATETLVKAIGGLRDLKKTQVILDACIEVNRLENEGDEILRNAVATLFREATDPLLVMKWKEVYEALENATDRCEDVANIIEGVVLEHA
- a CDS encoding inorganic phosphate transporter codes for the protein MPDLLIVSAIILLALIFDFVNGFHDAANSIATVVSTRVLSPRYAVIWAAFFNFIAFLFFGLHVANTIGKGIIDPAIADASVVFAALVGAIAWDLITWFYGIPSSSSHALIGGLAGAAVAKAGAGSLDSAGLTKVTVSIVLSPLIGLVLAFIFMTALFWILRRSTPARVDNWFRRGQLLSAALYSLGHGGNDAQKTMGIITVLLFATGHLHGDFHVPLWVVLACQAAMAAGTLSGGWRIVRTMGLKITKLKPVGGFCAETGGAITLFAATGLGIPVSTTHTITGAIVGVGAVTNLSAIRWGIAGRIVWAWVLTIPASAFIAGLTWSLLQLV
- a CDS encoding class I SAM-dependent methyltransferase codes for the protein MMGWYAQVVFPRVMEWALGTEACSAERRRVLAEARGEVLEIGFGTGLNLPHYPPSGVTRLTIVDAAQILPERVRDRLARVPFPVTQARLDAERLPFDDRAFDTVVSTWTLCSIPDAVAALREIRRVLRPAGTFLFLEHGLSARPRVARLQRLWNPVQNVIACGCNVDRRIDEVVAASGLVVTSLERFELPGEIPLFSSTYRGTAVAGP
- a CDS encoding PspC domain-containing protein — protein: MDDHATKRCAYCAETIRAGAVKCRYCGSVVSGANALTRAWYRVPETKMIAGVCSGLAEQFGVSVTIIRLAFVLGVIVGWGMGLVLYLALWVIMPLRPSGPVEVTAAYRKVE